From the genome of Solanum pennellii chromosome 6, SPENNV200:
CACATCCCACTAAAAGATCATTTCTTGGTTTTTTATTATCTATCAACATGTCACAATGGGACAATTGCAGAATTCTGTATATCACAGGCTGGACTTTGAGTTTGAGAAGGGATATATATGATTGGGAAATGGAAAGGATAGGTCTATTTCAAATGCTAAGCAACATTGTTTTGGACGACTACAAAAGGGACTCTATCAGTTGGAAGGGTCATTCCAAGGGTATTGTTTAAGTTACAAGTGGAAGAAATAGATGTATCTTGGTCTGTGCGCTAGTAAGATATGTAGAGAACTCTTGTTGCTAGAGAACCTAGTCTTCAAGTATTTGATTGATTCCAACTATTGAGTAGTAGTTCTCGTTCTTGCTGTAGAACAAGTccgataattaattaaaaaaggaTCATTTTGGTACGAGTATAAGCTAATTGAACAAATTCTTTATCACCCAAATCACAAGGGTCTATTCCACGCAGCCTTACCTTGCTTTtctataaacaaacaaaaaaactgTTCCACAGCTCGAACCCACGATCGTATCGTAATTATTTAAGAAACATGATTTTACAATGGAGTAGTCCATCTTTTAGTACACTTCAAGGGGTGAATCATTTGGATTTTCAACACATCAGAATTGCAAGTCAGATTTGATATAAAATGCGGAATATTACAACAAGATAGAAGAAAACCAAAACTTGGTAAAAAAGCATTGTAAGATCCTTCAAAAAGCTCCACATTGTATCATCGTCTTCACCGCaacaaaattcaaacaaaaaggaCAGTTCGGTACACTAAGCATCCCGCATTAGCAGAGTTCGGTAAAGGGTTGCACCCTGAAGGGTGTGAAATAGACAGTCTACGTACCCTAATGCAAGCAATCATTAGTGGCTGCTTCTATGACTCACTCGAAACCCATTCAAGCAAAACCAGTAAATAACAAAAGAAGAGTAAGTGTGAAGGGtttttactattattctttcaactccaGCACTCCACGCCCTTTTCAACACAGCTTGAATGTCACCCATATGATACTGTTTTCCATTGTATATCCCTTTGAACATGCTGTCTGAATTGTTGGGGTTTCTTCAAAACTTAGAATgaacacaaaaaaattgaatcttggAAATACTTATTGCATTTTGCTGCTTACTTACCAGTAAAATTGACGGCTATATCTGCtcgaatacaaaaatttaattagatAGAACATCAAAAATTTACTTCTGATTACGAGAAATTGACCCGGAAAATAGAAGGGCAGTAAGATTTTACCAATCATTCGTACAGTCGCCATGGCAGCTGAAGATGTTTTCGTCTGAATAACAAGTTCGCTTtgtgaaatttgagaaaaagagACTGAGATAGTCCTTGTCTTATACTCCGTCGGTCCGGTATCGTtagtaatttctatttttaaaattaaattataaaatttttattaacattttaagatatatttttttattatattaatatgcaaaaaattaaaatttgttatactttttatatagttttaaaatgtctaactttttatttgaaatatcaaattgatgtgatataatttatttttaaaaattaattaattttaataagcataacatgataaataattCCGGACGGAGGAAGTAGCAGTTTTTCCCTTATGTTAGTAGGTAAAACAtcccttattttttaaaaatggacaGTTTTAGTCCAAAGTTCACAAGATCAAAAACAAAGGAGTCGTGAGCTAATTTTCTAACAAAACTAGATGTGCTCGTTTagccaaataatatttgtttgaatatataatttttatttaaaaagttttattgTAAAATATGTATGTCTATGGATCATATTTAACATATGTTTGTAAGTGTTGGTATTTaaatatcttctaagaaaaCAAGTGTTCTTACACTTGACAAATCTCATTTCGTGCACCTtgacacgttatcagcacgaagCTCCAATTTGTCGGCctataaatatgtttgttaaCATTGAAGAATATATAGACTTCCTCATGTTTTTgctcttctttctctttataTTTTCTCCGATTGAATTTATAACAAGcttaaattattcataaaaaaattcaaaatagctATGTCTACTCACTCCCTAAAATTCAAGTtgaaaatgcaaattttatataattggcCGTATAACTAGGGTTCACATTTCTTTTTGATCCATTACTGAGTCATGTAACATTACTTCTCAATCACATCGACACTGAGTTTATTCTCCCCTGCATTTGATCGTTCAAGAATTACTTATCTCTTTATTGTATCATAATAATATcacattcaaaaatattttcaaatcataTCATGAATCAAAGAAGATAGCGACTGACCAAGAAAGAAGCTATGCATGGCCGAGGATGATTAATTGAACATACTTTACACCCAAGTGACCCCCACCGTTTCATGGACAGACATTCAAGATCAAAAGTTGGACGATTTGAATTTTCATCCATGAGGTAAACAAGGACAAAATTTTTAGAACACTCACCTCTCAGGCCATTCTCGTGATGACCCCGTAATCTTGACAAGTAACTGAATTGACAAAATGCAGAATATACATACAAAACGAAAGCAGGTTCAAAATATAGCGAGGCACCATCAATGGACATAGTAAGAATCAAAGTTGCTATGGAAAAGAATCTTGCCGTGTATCTTATATTATTAGAACATAGAGACTGGAGGATAGTGCATACAAGATGTATGATCCTGAACTTCGAAACCAATACTGGAATTCATTACCAAGAAAATTCAACGGAAGTATACAGACACCAGAGGAATATCAACGTCTTCGTCGTTGTCGTCATCACAGGCAATAACAACATCCAAGTGACGGCGGTATGGTGGTATCTCCATCTTTGCCACGTCCCTCGCCAAATCTACTACTTTCTGGTCCATCCGTTCCTTGTGCCGAGGGAACATGCTGTTAAAGAGCAGGCAGCTTCCACACGAAATGCTGTATGCATTCAGTCCTTTGTCTGCAAGCCATTGGATTAGTTCTCTCAGTGTAGGATTGTCCTTGATGACCCACCTATCCCAAACAGTCCAGCTCAGGTCATTATGTTTGATGATCTTGGGTGGTACTGGCTCAGCTATGGAAAAAAGAGGTAGAGCAAGGTTGGCAAACGTGTTCCGGTAGTCCTCCAGTTTGTGACCGCCATCTAGAACCTTATACAGCTCAAGGCAAACCAAACCTGTAGCCATCGCAGTAGTAGTTGCGATTGCTGGGATGATCCTTCCCGCGATAAACTTAGCTTTCAGTTTGTCAACTTCGGGGATACAGTAGTTCCTTGCTCTCATGTTGGCAAGTGCAGCTATAAGATCCATGTGGTAATTAGTGTCATCGTCCTGCAGTCAGATGAAACATCAGCAACCGAGACAATTCATCTAAGCATCATgcaaatttttaattaagagtTTAAGGGAGGGGGGACATCACAAAAATGGGACCTTCTCAAATTGAATAGGTTTCATCCGGAAGCCTGGTGGCAAATTCTTCCTACTGCACTCCAGCTTTGATATAAGTTCATCGATAACCGCAGCATCATCTATAGAAGCTGATGAAGAGAGACTGGTTGCCTTCTCATCAGTCACAATTTTCGCATCTTTTCTAGGTTGAAAACATGGGACCATAACCTTGTGCACTGCTTCACTCAATTTCTGTGGGTGCTTAACCCAATCAGGAATAGGTATACCAAATGTTTCAGCACGCAATATGGATGCAGCCATGATAAAATGGAGATGACTTGGGTCGGTAGAAGAGAACTGCAAGGGGCGAGGGAAGCGCTTGGGGGCTGACCAAAAAGGGGCTCCAGAGCTGGTCACCGCATCCTCCGGGAATGTGAAAATCAATTGTTTTACTCTGTTTGCAAAATATTCTTCAAACCTGGAAAAGAACAAAGGTCAGAAACAGCAGAAATAAAGACACCATGCTACGATATTATATGCAGAAGGACAAATCAAAATGGTAGTGTACTTACTTGAGACGTGCCCATGCAATGCAATCTTCAAAAGTTTCACAGCTTTCTCGATCTAGACATTCGAGAATACGCTCCAAATTGTCTCTGGCTTGAGCATCCCCAGCATTTGTTTGTGCAGATGTATATTCGTTTGGATTAGAAAGATAAGCGTTCACTTCGGCTGGTGTCTTCTCAAGCAAACCCTCAAATTCGGATCGTGCCCATGTCAAACAATGATCTATATTATGTGGGAAGGAATGCAAAGTGCACATTGGTGCTTGTTTCTCCGGAGGATCTCTTGATGCACCATAATTCTCAGTCAGATGGGGAATCACCATCTGAGTGTTACATTTGGCTCCAAGGGTCCCTGATTCAAGCAGTGGCTTCTGAAAGTACAAGCATCTCTGATCGACATAAAGTCTTGCATTGACATTGTCAAGTGCGTTAATAACCACACTAAGATTCTCCCAGAAAGTGTCATCAAACACATTTTCAGTTTCAGGACCCACACGGTTCTGCAAAGCTTCAACCCGGAGCTGGGGATTTATTGATGttgcagcagcagcagcaacagtAGATTTTGCCTGGCCGATGTTCCAATCACGGAAGAGAAATTGTCTACTGAGATTACTCTTCTCAATGACATCATCATCAGTCACTGTTAATTTCCCTTGCTCGGTGCATGCAACTCCCATTAAAGCCAAGTTCTTCAGGAACTCACAACCCAGGGCACCAGATCCCACCATAAACACCTTGGCATCTTCTAGTTTCTTCTGGAATTTCTTCCCAAAGACTGAGATTTGGGCATCATACCGAGTATTTAATGGCTTCAAATCACTAGCATCAAGTGGTTCAGTTGGAAGTGATTCCAGGGAGTCAAAGTAAAAGAACTgtaaacaaatataacaaaaaaacgACAACTAAAGAAAGTCAGTGTCCTTTAAACCCTCATgcataaatcaaaaaaaataataaagcaaCCAAATTAATTGTTCACTGTAATGCCTCCTCCACCCCACCCCCATCTTTAGTGTGGGGAAGGGGGGAATGGGGAAGGACCTCTGAGAAAAAAGAACCAAATAGAAAAGAAACCAACAGAAGACAGTAACAGCATTTGTAACCTGATAAAGTGGATGAAACTTCCCAGAGCAAGCCTTCACAACCTCCTGCCCGACAATACCACCAAACATAGCAGCCATGGGATTAAGTTCGGCACGTGCACCATAAGAGAACTTCTGTAGAAGTTTTGGGTTTATATCGTCCAGTTTGACATTCCCATTACTTTCATTTAAATTGGTCGCAATAGATATCAGCGTCTGAGCATCATCTTCTGAACCAGCAAGAGGAAACCGTGCCAAATCTGATCTGAACTTATCTAATGCTTGGAATGCCAAATGTAGCAGAGGTGGGCGGTCAAACTTTGAAAAATCACTAAGAAGGAAATCGCCAGGATCCATGATAGATTCCCTCAGTGTcttgaagttcaaaattttgGGTGGCTTCACCTGAGTAACAATACCACCTCTTTCATAGGGACCAAAGTTCGTTGTGTCTTCATCGAGGGTAAAGGAATAAGGTCTTGCACTGCTAATTTTTCTTGGCTTGCCATCATTAAGTTCTGTCATGCCCTGTACTTCTGAAAAGACAACTAGGTCCCCGTCCTGAAACTCAAGCCTTTCATCATCCACACACGAAATTAGGGCAGGGTTATCATTACTAATTGATGCAATAATACCCGTATGAGGTTCTTCACCATCTACATCAAAAACTGTGAACTCAGGGCCAAAATCACAGAAGACATAACCAAATAGACCCCTCACTTCAGTTCTGATAAATGCAATAGGGGGTTGATGGTTGTGGCAGTAGTCATTGAATTCCAGTGCGTCCTCTAAGCTGGTGTTAGTAAATACCACAGCCTGCATTAAAACAACATATCATTCAGTGTTTGGCAGGAACTATCTAGCCAGACGGCCAGATTGGAATTTTTTAGCAGTCCAAAGTTCAAATGAGTTTGCAACAGGAGATTAAACACTTAGCAATTTGATATTCTTCAACAGGAAAAATTGCAAGAATTTGGCATGATTAAGGTAGTGAATAAAATGCACATTACATTCCCAAAAGTCCAAATGCTATAAATCTTAGCAAATTGATATTCCTCAACAAGAACAAATTGCAAGAATTTAGCATGTTTAAGAGTTAAGACAGTAGGTGCGCACAACATTCCCAAAAGTATTTCCACAAAGTGGCCAATGCACACAAAAGATGCAACAACATTGATCAACTGATAATTCAAGATGAAACAGTGAAGGATCCAGAGAGAATTAAAGGGGAGATTATTGGTTTTTATCAGAAGCTTTACTCAAAAACATCATATAGAAGACCTTCCAGCAACCTAATCAACTGTGCAATGGTCACTGAAGCTGAAAACGAACTGCTACAAAGGGAGTTTGAGGAGCAAGAAGTACTAGCATGTCTGAAGATGTGTGCCATGGACAAAGCTCCTGTCCAGATGGTTACACAATGGGGTTTTTTATCAAGTGTTGGGATGTAGTGAAGAAGGATATCATGGATACCTTTAAGAATTTCCATTCTCACAATATCTTCGAGAAGAGCTTTAATGCCACCTACATTGCTTTGATCCCAAAGAAGAATGGTGCCAAGGAACTGAGAGATTTTAGGCCCATCAACCTCATCAGAAGTGTATATAAGTTGTTATCCAAAGTGCTGACTGAAAGGCTGAAGAAAGTGGTTGACAAGCTAGTGGATGCTCAACAGATGGCATTCATCAAAAATCGACAAATAATGGATGCCATTCTAATTGCAAACGAAGTAGTTCATTCAAGAATTACCCAAGGAAAGGCAGGAATTTTGTGCAAACTGGACATAGAAAAGGCATATGACCATGTGAACTGGAAGTTTTTGTTGAAGATGTTTGCATGTATGGGTTTTG
Proteins encoded in this window:
- the LOC107022994 gene encoding ubiquitin-activating enzyme E1 1, producing the protein MLPRKRSAEGVVVEGNSSSCDPESALKKHKISCVISSGTKENNSGCSSNKVVSNNTNGNTSSGSVGERSVTEMAFDDGNPHDIDEDLHSRQLAVYGRETMRRLFASNVLVSGIQGLGAEIAKNLILAGVKSVTLHDEGEVQLWDLSSNFIFSESDVGMNRALASVQKLQELNNAVVVSSFTTKLTKEKLSDFQAVVFTNTSLEDALEFNDYCHNHQPPIAFIRTEVRGLFGYVFCDFGPEFTVFDVDGEEPHTGIIASISNDNPALISCVDDERLEFQDGDLVVFSEVQGMTELNDGKPRKISSARPYSFTLDEDTTNFGPYERGGIVTQVKPPKILNFKTLRESIMDPGDFLLSDFSKFDRPPLLHLAFQALDKFRSDLARFPLAGSEDDAQTLISIATNLNESNGNVKLDDINPKLLQKFSYGARAELNPMAAMFGGIVGQEVVKACSGKFHPLYQFFYFDSLESLPTEPLDASDLKPLNTRYDAQISVFGKKFQKKLEDAKVFMVGSGALGCEFLKNLALMGVACTEQGKLTVTDDDVIEKSNLSRQFLFRDWNIGQAKSTVAAAAATSINPQLRVEALQNRVGPETENVFDDTFWENLSVVINALDNVNARLYVDQRCLYFQKPLLESGTLGAKCNTQMVIPHLTENYGASRDPPEKQAPMCTLHSFPHNIDHCLTWARSEFEGLLEKTPAEVNAYLSNPNEYTSAQTNAGDAQARDNLERILECLDRESCETFEDCIAWARLKFEEYFANRVKQLIFTFPEDAVTSSGAPFWSAPKRFPRPLQFSSTDPSHLHFIMAASILRAETFGIPIPDWVKHPQKLSEAVHKVMVPCFQPRKDAKIVTDEKATSLSSSASIDDAAVIDELISKLECSRKNLPPGFRMKPIQFEKDDDTNYHMDLIAALANMRARNYCIPEVDKLKAKFIAGRIIPAIATTTAMATGLVCLELYKVLDGGHKLEDYRNTFANLALPLFSIAEPVPPKIIKHNDLSWTVWDRWVIKDNPTLRELIQWLADKGLNAYSISCGSCLLFNSMFPRHKERMDQKVVDLARDVAKMEIPPYRRHLDVVIACDDDNDEDVDIPLVSVYFR